A window from Balearica regulorum gibbericeps isolate bBalReg1 chromosome 1, bBalReg1.pri, whole genome shotgun sequence encodes these proteins:
- the ACE2 gene encoding angiotensin-converting enzyme 2, with protein sequence MLVHVWLLCGLSAVVTPQDVTQQAQMFLEDFNRRAEDISYESSLASWNYNTNITEETARKMNEADAKWSAFYDEASRNASSFPLASIQDALTRLQIQSLQDRGSSVLSPEKYNRLSTVLNTMSTIYSTGTVCKPTQPSECLVLEPGLDIIMANSTDYDERLWAWEGWRANVGRMMRPLYEEYVELKNEIAKLNNYSDYGDYWRANYEADYPEEYKYNRDQLVEDVEKTFEQIKPLYQQLHAYVRHRLEQFYGPDLISSTGCLPAHLLGDMWGRFWTNLYALTVPYPAKPNIDVTSAMVQKKWDAMKIFQAAEAFFTSIGLDKMTEGFWNNSMLTEPTDNRKVVCHPTAWDLGKNDYRIKMCTKVTMDDFLTAHHEMGHIEYDMAYSAQPYLLRGGANEGFHEAVGEIMSLSAATPQHLKSLDLLEPTFQEDEETEINFLLKQALTIVGTMPFTYMLEKWRWMVFRGEITKQEWTKRWWEMKREIVGVVEPVPHDETYCDPAVLFHVANDYSFIRYYTRTIYQFQFQEALCKAANHTGPLHTCDITNSKAAGQNLRTLLELGRSKPWTEALESATGQKYMDAAPLLHYFEPLYNWLQKNNSGRYIGWKTGWAPYIEHAIKVRISLKSALGDQAYEWNESELFLFKSSIAYAMRKYFAEVKQQEVNFQITDIHVEELTQRISFYLAVSMPGNISDIVPKTEVETAIRMSRGRINEAFRLDDNSLEFVGILPTLATPYEPPVTIWLIIFGVVISLVVIGVIVLIITGQRDRRKRARERNASNGEQVNPYDEEGKSNMGFEPSEEIQTSF encoded by the exons ATGTTGGTCCACGTCTGGCTTCTCTGTGGTCTGAGTGCTGTCGTGACCCCTCAGGATGTCACACAACAAGCCCAGATGTTCCTAGAAGATTTTAACAGGAGGGCAGAAGATATCAGCTATGAGAGCTCACTTGCCTCTTGGAACTACAACACCAACATCACCGAGGAGACTGCCAGGAAAATG AATGAGGCGGACGCCAAGTGGTCCGCGTTTTATGACGAGGCCTCCAGGAATGCCAGCAGCTTCCCATTAGCCAGCATCCAGGATGCTCTCACCAGGCTCCAGATCCAGTCTCTGCAGGACAGAGGATCATCTGTGCTGTCACCGGAAAAATATAACAGA CTGAGCACTGTGCTAAATACAATGAGTACCATCTACAGCACCGGGACCGTCTGTAAACCCACCCAACCGTCTGAGTGTTTGGTGCTGGAGCCAG GTCTGGACATTATTATGGCTAACAGCACAGATTATGATGAGAGACTGTGGGCCTGGGAAGGCTGGAGAGCTAATGTTGGCAGGATGATGAGACCGTTATATGAAGAGTATGTTGAACTTAAAAATGAGATTGCAAAGCTTAATA ATTATTCTGACTATGGAGATTACTGGAGAGCAAATTATGAAGCAGACTATCCAGAAGAATACAAATACAACCGTGACCAGCTGGTTGAAGATGTAGAGAAGACATTTGAGCAG aTAAAACCTCTGTATCAGCAGCTGCATGCCTATGTGAGGCACCGGCTGGAGCAGTTCTATGGCCCCGATCTCATCAGCTCCACGGGATGCCTCCCTGCTCACTTGCTGG GTGATATGTGGGGTAGATTTTGGACAAATCTGTATGCCTTGACCGTTCCCTATCCAGCCAAACCAAACATTGATGTAACTTCTGCAATGGTTCAAAAG AAATgggatgcaatgaaaatattccaAGCCGCTGAGGCTTTCTTCACCTCCATTGGCCTTGACAAAATGACTGAGGGCTTCTGGAATAATTCCATGCTTACAGAGCCGACTGACAACAGGAAGGTTGTGTGCCATCCTACAGCATGGGATCTGGGGAAAAATGACTACAG GATCAAGATGTGCACCAAAGTAACCATGGATGACTTCCTGACCGCACACCACGAGATGGGACACATCGAGTATGACATGGCGTACTCTGCGCAGCCCTACCTGCTAAGAGGTGGTGCCAACGAGGGCTTCCATGAAGCAGTAGGTGAAATTATGTCACTTTCTGCAGCCACTCCTCAGCACTTGAAATCTCTTGACCTGCTAGAGCCAACGTTCCAAGAGGATGAag aaactgaaatcaaCTTTCTGCTCAAACAAGCACTAACAATTGTTGGAACAATGCCTTTTACGTACATGCTGGAGAAGTGGAGGTGGATGGTTTTTAGGGGTGAGATTACAAAGCAGGAATGGACGAAGCGGTGGTGGGAGATGAA GAGAGAAATAGTTGGTGTTGTTGAACCTGTCCCTCATGATGAAACCTATTGTgaccctgcagtgctgtttcaTGTGGCCAATGATTACTCATTCATAAG ATATTACACCCGGACCATCTATCAGTTCCAGTTTCAGGAGGCACTTTGCAAGGCAGCTAACCATACTGGACCTCTTCACACATGTGACATTACCAACTCCAAAGCAGCTGGTCAGAATTTGAG AACATTGCTTGAATTAGGCAGATCCAAGCCCTGGACTGAAGCACTGGAAAGCGCAACAGGACAGAAATACATGGATGCGGCGCCCTTGCTCCACTACTTCGAACCTCTATATAACTGGCTGCAAAAAAACAATTCTGGCAGATACATTGGTTGGAAAACAGGCTGGGCTCCAT atATTGAACATGCCATCAAAGTGCGCATCAGCCTGAAATCAGCACTGGGGGACCAGGCG TATGAATGGAATGAAAGCGAGCTCTTCTTGTTCAAGTCATCCATCGCCTATGCTATGAGAAAATACTTTGCAGAGGTGAAGCAGCAGGAAGTTAATTTCCA GATTACAGACATTCATGTCGAGGAACTGACACAAAGAATCTCCTTCTACCTTGCTGTCAGCATGCCAGGTAATATCAGTGATATTGTGCCCAAAACTGAAGTGGAGACTGCCATCAG GATGTCTCGGGGACGAATCAATGAGGCTTTCAGACTGGATGACAACTCACTGGAGTTTGTGGGCATACTTCCAACTCTGGCCACACCTTATGAACCACCAGTCACCATCTGGTTAATTATATTTGGGGTGGTCATTAGCCTGGTTGTCATTGGAGTTATTGTCTTGATCATCACTGGGCAGAGAGATCGCAGAAA GAGAGCGAGAGAAAGGAATGCTTCAAATGGCGAACAGGTGAACCCCTATGatgaagagggaaaaagcaACATGGGTTTTGAGCCATCTGAAGAGATACAAACATCATTCTAG